The genomic DNA ACCGACAAGGATAGCCACGAGCTGAAGTCCAGCTCCTGGCTTCAGTTCAATGCCGATAAGCGGGAATTGTACGGGCTGTAAGTAGATGGGCTCTGAGCATGCCGGTCGaaagtttaaaatttgtttttcttgctttctCTCCCATGGCAGACCTTTGGACGACGCAGTGTCCCGTTGGCAGTATCGGCTCTCTGCCACAGACTCGGGAAATGCCACCGTCACGGAAACGGTGGAGATTAGCGTGCAGCAGCACCGTGGGGTGCGGACCATCAACCACGAGATCAGCATTGTCGTGAAGATCAACGAGAAGCGAGGCCACAACATTGACtggcagctgaagctgattaATGCTTTGGCTCGTACCCTGGATGATGACAGCAGctcggcggtggtggtgcgaGAGATTCGTCAGACGCCGCTGGATCCCAATAGCGCCATCTTCGTGTATTTCAACGAGACCCTGCCCACCAGCGATTGCCCCGAGAAGGAGCTGAGCGAGCTTGTAAGCCGTCTGGATGCCCAGCGTCTGAGCGATCTGGTGCAGCCGCTGTTGGGCATTAAGTCGATTACTGGCCAGCTAATTGGGTCCTGCCAGAAGGATCTGACAAAGGTGAAGCCCACCATGCAGATGGCCAAGAACGTGCCGCCGATGCCTCGCAACCAAGTGGATCGCGTGAATGCCAGCGTGGGACAGCTGTTGGTGTTCAAGGTGCCGCCAGATACCTTCTACGATGCCAATGATAACGACTTGACGCTCACTCTCAAGTCCAAGGACCATAAGGAGTTGGGCACACGCCACTGGCTGCAGTTCGACTCGAAAAACCAGGAGTTTTACGGCATCCCCAAGGGGGGCGACACCGGCTCCGAGGAGTACCTGCTGGTGGCGGAGGACAGCGGTGGTCTAAGTGCCCACGATGCCCTCGTTGTAGTCGTTAGCCATCCCCCCAAAAAGGAATTTGGTGCCTTCTTCAAGGCCTACCTATCCATTCGCCATGAAAACTTCAATGCTGACTTGCAGCGTAAGTTTGTGGAGCGCATAGCCAAGGTTAACGGTGACGCCAACACCAATCAGATCCAGATCCGTTCCATCAACATTCACCACGACTCGGACGGTACCATTGTCAACTTTTACAACACGTCGCTGTACAAGCATCACAACCGCTGCCCGGAGAAGGAGCTGGCGGCCACTCGCAGTGTCTATCTGGTCGGTGACAACCTGAGGGATAGCGTGAAGCGAGCCATGGGCCCGGAGCTGAATCTAACCAACTTTTCGGTGGCGCCCTTTGGCAGTTGTCATCGTAAGAATGTCTGCATAGATTTCCCCTTGGAAGCAGAGCtaatttggttttctttcgCCCTTCCCTCCCTCTTCCAGATTCCGAAAACATAGACATCAATCAGCACGAGTTCGTGCCCACGCGCACTGAGGAGCCCAGCCAGAAGTCAACCTTCAGCGAGGAGTACTTGGCCAATTTCATTTTGCCGGCTGTCATCATTCTGGTCATGATAGTGCTGGCCTCTATTGTGGCCTGTTGCCTGCACAGGCGTCGCCACAAGAGCGGCAAAATGGAGCTTGGTAAGGCAGCGGACTGGGTCTCTCCTCTTTCCTTCCCATGTGTATTTTCAGagtcaaattcaattttgat from Drosophila subobscura isolate 14011-0131.10 chromosome E, UCBerk_Dsub_1.0, whole genome shotgun sequence includes the following:
- the LOC117891532 gene encoding uncharacterized protein LOC117891532 isoform X6; the protein is MRLSRCLSVSGDRLLLLLAATLAIALVQAERDFNVNDSQVPVIEPKDVPAYKQDPYVTELMGCQNQQNEIVLSLLLKKHDWSELTATKRAHVQSKLAKFFAIPKEFISLDSVSKRELRSMHKLAMRKGGKGNKNIETLNRRLGRASFMIGCGPSYFVMGEPIAKQIAHQVKDGTIGALTEENFGLWFIWRKELKSRSQRRRRQSEGSGAEDDDYEYEDDGEEVSEPSTEVPAVTTHAHRHHHGVEGEADAISTPNNNSISSGSGSGSGSGSLANNEQLFPGSSVPPSSVATTTPATPEATSTVSTFASTDYVEPQPENSVPIIKTRLQKLAVTSGKAFTMIVPEDTFWDAEDQSNLRLELTDKDSHELKSSSWLQFNADKRELYGLPLDDAVSRWQYRLSATDSGNATVTETVEISVQQHRGVRTINHEISIVVKINEKRGHNIDWQLKLINALARTLDDDSSSAVVVREIRQTPLDPNSAIFVYFNETLPTSDCPEKELSELVSRLDAQRLSDLVQPLLGIKSITGQLIGSCQKDLTKVKPTMQMAKNVPPMPRNQVDRVNASVGQLLVFKVPPDTFYDANDNDLTLTLKSKDHKELGTRHWLQFDSKNQEFYGIPKGGDTGSEEYLLVAEDSGGLSAHDALVVVVSHPPKKEFGAFFKAYLSIRHENFNADLQRKFVERIAKVNGDANTNQIQIRSINIHHDSDGTIVNFYNTSLYKHHNRCPEKELAATRSVYLVGDNLRDSVKRAMGPELNLTNFSVAPFGSCHHSENIDINQHEFVPTRTEEPSQKSTFSEEYLANFILPAVIILVMIVLASIVACCLHRRRHKSGKMELGDEEERKSFRAKGIPVIFQDEYEEKPEIGNKSPVILKDEKPPLLPPSYNTSNMNGDNDVDEYVPPPAVVVGGREVRGKSPATPSYRKPPPYVSP
- the LOC117891532 gene encoding uncharacterized protein LOC117891532 isoform X7 encodes the protein MRLSRCLSVSGDRLLLLLAATLAIALVQAERDFNVNDSQVPVIEPKDVPAYKQDPYVTELMGCQNQQNEIVLSLLLKKHDWSELTATKRAHVQSKLAKFFAIPKEFISLDSVSKRELRSMHKLAMRKGGKGNKNIETLNRRLGRASFMIGCGPSYFVMGEPIAKQIAHQVKDGTIGALTEENFGLWFIWRKELKSRSQRRRRQSEGSGAEDDDYEYEDDGEEVSEPSTEVPAVTTHAHRHHHGVEGEADAISTPNNNSISSGSGSGSGSGSLANNELFPGSSVPPSSVATTTPATPEATSTVSTFASTDYVEPQPENSVPIIKTRLQKLAVTSGKAFTMIVPEDTFWDAEDQSNLRLELTDKDSHELKSSSWLQFNADKRELYGLPLDDAVSRWQYRLSATDSGNATVTETVEISVQQHRGVRTINHEISIVVKINEKRGHNIDWQLKLINALARTLDDDSSSAVVVREIRQTPLDPNSAIFVYFNETLPTSDCPEKELSELVSRLDAQRLSDLVQPLLGIKSITGQLIGSCQKDLTKVKPTMQMAKNVPPMPRNQVDRVNASVGQLLVFKVPPDTFYDANDNDLTLTLKSKDHKELGTRHWLQFDSKNQEFYGIPKGGDTGSEEYLLVAEDSGGLSAHDALVVVVSHPPKKEFGAFFKAYLSIRHENFNADLQRKFVERIAKVNGDANTNQIQIRSINIHHDSDGTIVNFYNTSLYKHHNRCPEKELAATRSVYLVGDNLRDSVKRAMGPELNLTNFSVAPFGSCHHSENIDINQHEFVPTRTEEPSQKSTFSEEYLANFILPAVIILVMIVLASIVACCLHRRRHKSGKMELGDEEERKSFRAKGIPVIFQDEYEEKPEIGNKSPVILKDEKPPLLPPSYNTSNMNGDNDVDEYVPPPAVVVGGREVRGKSPATPSYRKPPPYVSP